The following proteins are co-located in the Macadamia integrifolia cultivar HAES 741 chromosome 3, SCU_Mint_v3, whole genome shotgun sequence genome:
- the LOC122072718 gene encoding uncharacterized protein LOC122072718, with translation MMIILSLFFQILLILLGDRRKHNTGKKIGFFIWVAYLGADSVATFALGVLSKTQQGQRHTQTDELRAFWAPFLLLHLGGPDTITAYALEDNELWLRHLLALLIQVSVAFYVIFRSWTRTPISVLTILMFFTGIIKYGERTLALRWASKEHFRKSMLSESPPDPGPNYAKFMEGYVSKQEEGFVVDVVRISEDRLKLKKGQSYSLHHQIPIGGEINASEPAENHILEKKAHHLFKTFKRLYAGLILKYWEGEESKQFIKQSTPEKAFEVVEIELGFMFDLLYTKMPLVCTREGAKLRLFCFCLTICVFVSFFTTVENPKHRPHYSNVDIFITYLLLNSAILLELYGFIILLSSDRMILWLSKHKHKHKMASMAYFLMKPLQRKKRWSNSMGQYNVISSCLKDEATTFSIMTLTRLCNDQEMLDTYWYTFSNTFLLR, from the coding sequence ATGATGATTATACTCAGCCTTTTCTTTCAAATCCTCCTCATCTTGTTGGGTGACCGCAGAAAGCACAATACTGgaaaaaaaatagggttttttATTTGGGTTGCCTACTTGGGTGCTGATTCTGTGGCAACTTTTGCCCTTGGCGTCCTCTCCAAAACTCAGCAAGGACAACGACATACTCAAACAGATGAACTCAGGGCCTTCTGGGCTCCATTTCTTTTGTTGCACCTTGGTGGCCCAGATACTATCACTGCCTATGCATTAGAAGATAATGAACTGTGGCTGAGGCACTTGCTTGCACTACTTATCCAAGTGAGTGTGGCATTTTATGTGATCTTCAGGTCTTGGACTCGAACTCCAATCTCAGTTCTTACAATCTTAATGTTTTTCACCGGGATTATCAAGtatggggagaggacattggCTCTTAGGTGGGCAAGCAAGGAGCACTTCAGAAAATCTATGCTCAGTGAGAGTCCCCCTGATCCAGGCCCCAATTATGCCAAATTCATGGAGGGTTATGTTTCTAAGCAAGAGGAAGGGTTCGTAGTGGACGTAGTAAGGATTTCTGAAGATCGACTGAAATTGAAAAAGGGTCAATCCTATAGCCTTCACCATCAAATCCCTATAGGAGGCGAAATCAATGCTAGTGAACCAGCAGAAAAtcatattttggaaaaaaaagcACATCACCTGTTTAAGACATTCAAACGTCTTTATGCGGGTCTCATACTCAAGTACTGGGAAGGAGAGGAGAGCAAACAATTTATCAAACAAAGTACACCAGAGAAAGCTTTCGAAGTGGTCGAGATTGAACTTGGGTTCATGTTTGATTTGCTTTATACCAAGATGCCCTTAGTTTGCACTCGTGAAGGAGCCAAACTTCGATTATTCTGTTTCTGTCTGACCATCTGTGTGTTTGTTTCCTTCTTCACAACAGTTGAGAATCCGAAGCACCGGCCCCACTACTCTAACGTTGACATATTCATTACATACCTATTGCTCAATTCGGCCATTCTCTTGGAACTTTATGGTTTCATTATTCTTTTATCCTCAGATAGGATGATACTCTGGCTAAGCAAGCACAAGCACAAGCACAAGATGGCATCTATGGCTTATTTCCTCATGAAACCTCTACAGCGCAAGAAAAGGTGGTCTAATTCCATGGGACAATACAATGTAATAAGTTCTTGCCTCAAAGACGAAGCTACAACATTTAGTATTATGACACTTACCAGGCTCTGCAATGATCAGGAAATGTTGGATACGTATTGGTATACATTTTCTAACACATTCCTCCTGAGGTGA
- the LOC122072719 gene encoding vegetative cell wall protein gp1-like: MFKCLSDNMFQLWHIATHLCHNNGRSPPRPSHPIQLPLQAPSPPPLTSPPPPPPLPPAPSPSPSSTPPSPSPTPPSPAPPPPPPLPLQVPSLPPLPVPPLQGPSPPPLPSPPSPSSTLPPSSTPAPAPAPAPAPAPAPAPAPAPPPPLPLQVPSLPPLPVPPPPPSPPPLPSPPPPPAPSPSPTPPPPSPPEPATPPPPPPASPPQAPLTSPPLPPAPPPQLSLQLPSPSPAPPPPFPLQVPSLPPPPTPPLPQPASPPQAPSPPTLPAFPPQLPLQVPSPSPLPPAPSPTPPPPPPTPLPLQAPSPPPLPSPPSPPHHLHHLHHLHLLHLHLHLHFHLQPRHLHHLHHLHLLHLLLHLHFHPQPRHLHPLHLHLHLLLHLHHHLQPWHIHLLHLHLHLHLHLHCHL; encoded by the coding sequence ATGTTCAAGTGCTTATCAGATAATATGTTTCAACTTTGGCATATTGCTACACATCTCTGCCACAACAATGGTCGGTCTCCACCTCGACCTTCACATCCAATTCAACTTCCACTTCAAGCACCTTCACCTCCACCTTTAACttcaccacctccacctccacctctacCTCCtgcaccttcaccttcaccttcatctacacctccatctccatctccaactCCACCTTCACctgcacctccacctccacccccACTTCCACTTCAAGTACCTTCACTACCTCCACTTCCTGTTCCTCCACTTCAAGGACCTTCACCTCCACCTTTACCTTCACCACCTTCACCTTCATCTACACTTCCACCTTCATCTACACCTGCACCTGCACCTGCACCTGCACCTGCACCTGCACCTGCACCTGCACCTGCACCTGCACCTCCACCCCCACTTCCACTTCAAGTACCTTCACTACCTCCACTTCCTgttcctccacctccaccttcaCCTCCACCTTTACCttcaccacctccacctcctgcaccttcaccttcacctacACCTCCACCTCCTTCTCCACCTGAGCCTGcaactccacctccacctccacctgcATCTCCACCTCAAGCACCTTTAACTTCACCACCTCTACCTCCTGCACCTCCACCTCAACTTTCACTTCAATTACCTTCCCCTTCACCTGCACCTCCACCCCCATTTCCACTTCAAGTACCTTCACTACCTCCACCTCCAACTCCACCTTTACCCCAACCTGCATCTCCACCTCAAGCACCTTCACCACCTACACTTCCTGCATTTCCTCCTCAACTTCCACTTCAAgtaccttcaccttcacctttaCCTCCTGCACCTTCACCtacacctccacctccacctccaactccacttcctcttcaagcacctTCACCTCCACCTTTGCCTTCACCACCTTCACCACCTCACCACCTTCACCACCTTCACCACCTCCACCTTCTGCATCTTCACCTGCACTTGCATTTCCACCTTCAGCCCCGACACCTTCACCatctccaccacctccacctcctgcATCTTCTCCTGCACTTGCATTTCCATCCTCAGCCCCGACACCTTCACCCCCTACACCTTCACTTACACTTGCttctccacctccaccaccaccttcaGCCCTGGCACATTCACCTCTTGCACCTTCACCTGCACTTGCATCTCCACCTCCACTGCCACCTTTAG